One stretch of Verrucomicrobiia bacterium DNA includes these proteins:
- a CDS encoding RNA-binding protein, which produces MNNKLYVGNLSFNTTENDLHDAFAAHGTVVEANLMVDRETGRPRGFGFVTMSSPDEAQRAIDAMNGASLDGRPLTVNIARPREERPSGGGGGGGGRGGYGGGGGGRGGGGGGRGRY; this is translated from the coding sequence ATGAACAACAAATTGTACGTGGGGAATCTCTCCTTCAACACGACTGAGAATGACCTCCACGACGCCTTTGCGGCGCACGGGACGGTCGTCGAGGCGAACCTGATGGTGGATCGTGAAACGGGTCGTCCCCGGGGGTTTGGTTTTGTGACCATGAGTTCGCCTGACGAGGCGCAGCGCGCCATCGACGCGATGAACGGAGCGTCCCTGGACGGCCGTCCGCTGACGGTGAACATCGCCCGTCCGCGGGAGGAGCGTCCCTCGGGTGGTGGTGGCGGTGGTGGTGGCCGTGGCGGTTACGGCGGCGGCGGCGGTGGCCGTGGCGGCGGCGGCGGCGGGCGCGGCCGTTACTAA
- a CDS encoding cation:proton antiporter yields the protein MSHGDLAVLFFLQIAVILAACQAVGWIARHFGQPQVVGEMIAGVLLGPSLLGLFFAGTSARLFPEESMKVLFPASQLGLAAYMFVVGLEFRVDIVRRRFHSAMAVSVAGMAAPFVLGGLLGWFFHRHTDLFPDRTTLFEAVVFLGASMCITAFPMLARIIHFKGLAGTTMGTVALGAGAIDDAAAWCLLAVVLASFDGDFTQAARNIALGAAYVAVTLLLIRPLLEAWARGIERRGLLSDREFVFCLVLLALGAWITDAIGLHAVFGAFIMGTAMPRGLVTRSLIERIQPLTVALLLPLFFTYSGLNTQIGLLDSSYLWAMAGLVLFAAILGKGVACWLAARLTGLSNREALGIGTLMNARGLMELIIINIGLQRGIISPSLFATLVIMAVVTTLMASPIFEWLVAQRSSPAGNEDREDRPMPHHASGG from the coding sequence ATGAGTCATGGCGACCTCGCCGTTCTCTTCTTCCTCCAGATCGCCGTCATCCTCGCCGCCTGCCAGGCGGTCGGTTGGATCGCCCGGCATTTCGGCCAGCCCCAGGTCGTCGGCGAAATGATCGCCGGGGTCCTCCTCGGCCCCTCCCTCCTCGGCCTCTTCTTCGCCGGCACCTCCGCCCGCCTGTTCCCCGAGGAGTCGATGAAGGTCCTGTTTCCCGCCTCCCAACTGGGTCTCGCTGCCTACATGTTCGTGGTCGGACTCGAGTTCCGCGTGGACATCGTCCGCCGCCGCTTCCACAGCGCCATGGCCGTGTCGGTGGCCGGCATGGCGGCCCCGTTCGTTCTCGGGGGTCTCCTCGGATGGTTCTTTCACCGGCACACCGACCTCTTCCCCGATCGCACCACCCTCTTCGAGGCGGTCGTCTTCCTCGGCGCGTCGATGTGCATCACTGCGTTCCCAATGCTCGCCCGAATCATCCATTTCAAGGGCCTCGCCGGAACCACCATGGGCACCGTCGCGCTCGGCGCAGGCGCCATCGACGACGCCGCGGCCTGGTGCCTCCTCGCCGTCGTTCTCGCCAGCTTCGATGGCGACTTCACCCAGGCCGCCCGCAATATCGCCCTCGGCGCGGCCTACGTCGCCGTCACACTCCTCCTGATCCGGCCCCTCCTCGAAGCCTGGGCCCGCGGCATCGAACGGCGCGGCCTCCTGTCCGACCGCGAATTCGTCTTCTGCCTCGTCCTGCTGGCCCTCGGCGCGTGGATCACCGATGCCATCGGTCTGCATGCCGTCTTCGGCGCCTTCATCATGGGCACCGCCATGCCACGCGGTCTCGTCACCCGCTCCCTGATCGAACGTATCCAGCCCCTCACCGTCGCCCTCCTCCTGCCCCTCTTCTTCACCTACTCGGGACTCAACACCCAGATCGGCCTGCTCGATTCCAGTTACCTGTGGGCCATGGCCGGCCTGGTCCTCTTCGCCGCCATCCTCGGCAAGGGCGTCGCCTGCTGGCTGGCCGCCCGGCTCACCGGACTCTCCAACCGGGAGGCCCTCGGCATCGGAACCCTCATGAACGCCCGCGGTCTGATGGAACTGATCATCATCAATATCGGCCTCCAGCGCGGCATCATCTCCCCCTCCCTCTTCGCGACCCTGGTCATCATGGCGGTGGTCACCACCCTGATGGCCTCCCCGATCTTCGAATGGCTGGTGGCCCAACGATCCTCCCCGGCCGGAAACGAAGACAGGGAAGATCGTCCCATGCCCCACCACGCTTCCGGCGGCTGA
- a CDS encoding 2-oxoacid:acceptor oxidoreductase family protein has translation MPEIVSVPEGAPSKSAKGHPAPYPGIRVTCNGNYLVAQWVETRITEGGVFYPITPSTEGGEIYQQSYAQGELNVWGHPKVAVEAEGEHAAQGGATAYSVTGRRTVNFTSGQGIVYAMEQYYHAPGKLSTMVLEVGARALTKHALNVHCGHDDFYAALDTGWTMLMARDAQQAADQAIILRKVNELSLNPGMNIQDGMLTTHSERTYLAPEAELLREFLGAPDDLIESPTPAQRELFGERRRRVPQMMDPRNPILLGPVQNQEHHMNGVVARRNHFNEPILGMLEQAYAEFGRLTGRHYHFLTEYRTEDADTVFVSLGCAAENIEAACDYLRGQRNARVGSIHVNVIRPFPEAAIIEALRGKKSVIVLERTDEGMAGDNPLARDIRTALGKALEAARFGGPLPALTPEETPRLFRGAYGIGSRDFRPEHILGAYEFATGQTRRRDGRGAAEGETYMVLGVDHAAAVISKDTPSLLPQGAIAVRFHSIGGWGMITTGKNLGSIIGDLGQFIAERSASGGAGSRSQDELHVMANPKYGSEKKGAPTNYYLVVAPERVRVNCELNHVDVVLCCDPKAFTHTNPLEGLKKGGSLVWESSDSPETAWQRIPAQHRRFVRENGIRVFILPGFDIAREATQQAELQLRMQGNSFLGAFFRVSSFLRDFDISEEQFHSVVRHQYEKKFGRFGEAVVASNMTVMNGGFSRVQEIRYGEIEDPDRSSMRNAPLRPIEAPELPPTAGCGDATGGVARPAGQTRAPFQTLAKFDSEFRAGLGYHQPSGALASLAVMGAGTGATQSKYVARRETPVYIAENCTQCMECITACPDTALPNTAQEVATVLRTAAIHYVRDPAERRKLVEALPALEERARARMNEAVRKREKVPFKDIVADEAGRLTGMSEEARGQFLGILEQLPLAYSNVPAIYRSVEQKKAGSGGLFAIFVSDLCKGCGECVQVCGDHDALRMTRETEELNAQLTTAQIFSRLLPDTPQKYLGLYNDSEPEKSREAALRNHLMVRRNYEALVSGDGACAGCGEKSVLRACTSVTEAYLRPIYHRKADRLRGKADRLEQEGVERLASLKARDAAGYERLRTLFAHIVIGLGGESAEDTATRIAAYEARHGTIADTEIVGGLAAVLRQDAFDHKNLQAIDGRPAQGMSVMMMGASTGCNTVYGSTPPSNPHPYPWMNSLFQDGATISWLMAESVILAHARRSVVPERIADALLDRTEGSLTEAEAFTLTHLDDTLMTEQEVRELPKVWVIGGDGAIGDIGFQNVSKVMLQNRPNVKILMLDTQVYSNTGGQNSDSSTMLGGYDMNQFGVASQGKLIEKKNVAEAFTAGHGSPFVAQVSMANAAKLYKAMLDGVEYRGTAFFQCYTTCQPEHGVGDNMSADQARLVRDARGMPEFVFNPRKGETSQEAFDLRGNPALDRDWWRTRFARSGEEYDMTVAHWAVTEGRFRKHVKAIREEEATNLVPFVDQLWLITQDDIVHRRVFDPNHRSHVPNFGTYIRAEVDGKLKCFAVSRQMVLFGVERRKAWRMLQSRAGVTNKDYLAQKALLARIDAGEVSVEDARRNPAELAAASLAQANGG, from the coding sequence ATGCCCGAAATCGTATCTGTCCCTGAAGGAGCGCCGTCGAAGTCCGCCAAGGGGCATCCGGCGCCGTACCCCGGGATCCGGGTCACCTGCAACGGGAACTACCTGGTGGCCCAGTGGGTCGAGACGCGCATCACGGAGGGGGGCGTCTTCTATCCGATCACTCCCTCCACCGAAGGGGGGGAGATTTATCAGCAGTCCTACGCGCAGGGGGAATTGAACGTCTGGGGCCATCCGAAGGTGGCGGTCGAGGCGGAGGGCGAGCATGCGGCGCAGGGGGGAGCGACGGCGTACTCGGTGACCGGGCGGCGCACGGTGAACTTCACCTCGGGGCAGGGGATCGTGTACGCGATGGAGCAGTACTACCACGCGCCCGGGAAGCTTTCGACGATGGTCCTCGAGGTTGGGGCACGGGCGCTGACCAAGCACGCGCTCAACGTCCATTGCGGCCATGACGACTTCTACGCCGCGCTGGACACGGGATGGACGATGTTGATGGCGCGGGACGCCCAGCAGGCGGCCGACCAGGCGATCATCCTGCGCAAGGTCAACGAGCTGTCGTTGAATCCGGGCATGAACATCCAGGACGGCATGCTGACCACGCATTCCGAGCGGACCTATCTGGCACCGGAAGCGGAGCTGCTGCGGGAGTTTCTCGGGGCGCCGGACGACCTGATCGAGAGCCCCACCCCGGCGCAGCGGGAGTTGTTTGGCGAGCGGCGTCGGCGGGTTCCGCAGATGATGGATCCACGCAATCCGATCCTGCTCGGGCCGGTTCAGAACCAGGAGCATCACATGAACGGGGTGGTGGCCCGTCGGAACCACTTCAACGAACCGATTCTCGGCATGCTGGAACAGGCGTACGCCGAATTCGGGCGTCTGACCGGGCGGCATTACCATTTCCTCACCGAGTACCGGACCGAGGACGCCGACACGGTGTTTGTGTCCCTCGGTTGCGCGGCGGAGAACATCGAGGCCGCCTGCGACTATCTGCGGGGCCAGCGCAATGCCCGGGTCGGATCGATCCACGTGAATGTCATCCGGCCCTTCCCGGAGGCAGCGATCATCGAAGCGTTGCGGGGCAAGAAGTCGGTCATTGTGCTCGAGCGCACGGACGAGGGGATGGCGGGCGACAACCCCCTGGCGCGGGACATCCGGACGGCGCTGGGCAAGGCGCTCGAGGCGGCGCGGTTTGGCGGGCCGCTGCCGGCCTTGACGCCGGAGGAGACGCCCCGGTTGTTTCGCGGTGCCTATGGCATCGGTTCCCGGGATTTCCGTCCGGAACACATTCTGGGCGCCTACGAATTCGCCACGGGCCAGACGCGGCGCCGGGATGGGCGGGGTGCGGCGGAGGGGGAGACCTACATGGTGCTGGGCGTGGACCACGCCGCGGCGGTGATCAGCAAGGATACGCCGTCGCTTCTGCCGCAGGGGGCCATTGCGGTGCGGTTCCATTCGATTGGCGGCTGGGGGATGATCACGACGGGAAAGAACCTCGGGTCGATCATTGGCGACCTCGGGCAGTTCATCGCCGAGCGGTCGGCGTCGGGCGGCGCCGGCAGCCGGAGTCAGGACGAACTCCACGTCATGGCCAACCCGAAGTACGGCTCGGAGAAGAAGGGGGCCCCGACCAACTACTACCTGGTGGTTGCGCCCGAGCGGGTGCGGGTGAACTGCGAGCTGAACCACGTGGACGTGGTGCTGTGCTGCGATCCCAAGGCCTTCACCCACACCAATCCGCTCGAGGGGCTGAAGAAGGGTGGGAGTCTGGTCTGGGAATCCAGCGATTCCCCGGAGACGGCCTGGCAGCGGATTCCGGCGCAGCATCGCCGCTTCGTCCGCGAGAATGGGATCCGGGTGTTCATTCTGCCGGGATTCGACATTGCCCGCGAGGCCACCCAGCAGGCCGAACTCCAGTTGCGGATGCAGGGCAATTCGTTTCTCGGGGCGTTTTTCCGGGTGAGTTCGTTTCTGCGCGATTTCGACATCAGCGAGGAGCAGTTCCACTCGGTGGTGCGGCACCAGTACGAGAAGAAGTTCGGACGGTTCGGCGAGGCGGTGGTGGCCTCGAACATGACGGTGATGAACGGGGGCTTTTCCCGGGTTCAGGAGATCCGGTACGGGGAGATCGAGGATCCGGACCGTTCGTCGATGCGCAACGCGCCGTTGCGACCCATCGAGGCGCCGGAGCTTCCTCCCACCGCGGGGTGCGGCGATGCCACCGGCGGCGTGGCGCGACCGGCCGGGCAGACGCGCGCCCCGTTCCAGACGCTGGCCAAGTTCGACAGCGAGTTCCGGGCGGGGCTCGGCTACCACCAGCCCTCCGGAGCGCTGGCGTCGCTTGCGGTCATGGGAGCCGGCACCGGGGCGACGCAGTCCAAGTATGTCGCCCGCCGCGAGACGCCCGTGTACATCGCGGAGAACTGCACCCAGTGCATGGAGTGCATCACCGCCTGCCCGGACACGGCGTTGCCGAACACCGCGCAGGAGGTGGCGACCGTCCTTCGCACCGCAGCCATCCACTATGTGCGGGATCCGGCCGAGCGCCGGAAACTGGTGGAGGCCCTTCCGGCCCTCGAGGAACGGGCCCGGGCCCGGATGAACGAGGCGGTCAGGAAGCGGGAGAAGGTGCCGTTCAAGGACATCGTCGCGGACGAGGCGGGGCGCCTGACCGGGATGTCCGAGGAGGCGCGGGGCCAGTTCCTCGGGATTCTCGAGCAACTGCCGCTGGCCTATTCGAATGTCCCGGCCATCTACCGTTCGGTCGAACAGAAGAAGGCCGGCTCCGGCGGGCTTTTCGCCATCTTTGTCAGCGATCTATGCAAGGGATGCGGCGAGTGCGTTCAGGTGTGCGGGGATCACGACGCGCTGCGGATGACGCGGGAGACGGAGGAGTTGAACGCCCAGCTCACCACCGCGCAGATCTTCTCCCGTCTGCTGCCGGACACCCCGCAGAAGTACCTCGGTCTCTACAACGACAGCGAGCCCGAGAAATCCCGGGAGGCGGCCCTTCGCAATCACCTCATGGTGCGGCGGAACTACGAGGCGCTGGTTTCGGGCGACGGAGCCTGCGCCGGCTGCGGCGAGAAGAGCGTCCTGCGGGCCTGCACCTCGGTGACCGAGGCCTACCTGCGTCCCATCTACCACCGCAAGGCCGACCGGTTGCGCGGCAAGGCGGACCGGCTGGAACAGGAGGGTGTGGAACGGCTGGCGTCGTTGAAGGCTCGGGACGCCGCGGGTTACGAGCGGTTGCGCACCTTGTTCGCCCACATTGTGATCGGACTTGGGGGCGAGAGTGCCGAGGACACGGCGACGCGGATCGCCGCGTACGAGGCGCGGCACGGGACGATTGCGGACACGGAGATTGTGGGGGGACTGGCCGCGGTGCTGCGCCAGGACGCCTTCGATCACAAGAACCTGCAGGCGATCGACGGCCGGCCGGCGCAGGGAATGTCGGTGATGATGATGGGGGCCAGCACCGGCTGCAACACGGTGTACGGATCGACGCCGCCCTCGAATCCCCATCCGTACCCGTGGATGAACTCGCTGTTCCAGGACGGGGCGACCATTTCCTGGCTGATGGCGGAGTCGGTCATCCTGGCGCACGCCCGGCGTTCCGTGGTGCCGGAGCGGATTGCGGACGCGCTGCTGGATCGGACGGAAGGTTCCTTGACCGAGGCTGAGGCGTTCACGCTGACGCATCTGGACGACACGCTGATGACCGAGCAGGAGGTGCGGGAACTGCCGAAGGTCTGGGTCATCGGCGGGGACGGCGCCATTGGGGACATCGGGTTCCAGAACGTCTCGAAGGTCATGCTGCAGAACCGGCCGAACGTGAAGATCCTGATGCTGGACACCCAGGTGTACTCGAACACCGGCGGCCAGAACTCGGATTCCTCGACCATGCTGGGCGGGTACGACATGAACCAGTTCGGCGTGGCGTCGCAGGGCAAGCTGATCGAGAAGAAGAACGTGGCCGAGGCGTTCACCGCGGGACACGGCTCGCCGTTCGTGGCGCAGGTTTCGATGGCCAACGCGGCCAAGCTCTACAAGGCCATGCTCGATGGCGTGGAGTACAGGGGCACGGCGTTCTTCCAGTGCTACACCACCTGCCAGCCCGAGCACGGGGTGGGCGACAACATGTCCGCCGATCAGGCCCGCCTGGTGCGCGACGCCCGCGGCATGCCGGAGTTCGTCTTCAATCCTCGCAAGGGCGAGACCAGCCAGGAGGCCTTCGATCTGCGTGGCAATCCCGCCCTGGACCGGGACTGGTGGCGGACCCGTTTCGCCAGGAGCGGCGAGGAATACGACATGACGGTGGCCCATTGGGCGGTGACCGAGGGTCGATTCCGCAAGCATGTGAAGGCGATCCGCGAGGAAGAGGCGACCAACCTGGTGCCCTTCGTTGACCAGCTCTGGTTGATCACCCAGGACGACATCGTGCACCGGCGTGTGTTCGATCCGAACCACCGAAGCCACGTCCCCAATTTCGGGACCTACATTCGTGCCGAAGTGGATGGAAAACTGAAGTGCTTCGCGGTCAGCCGCCAGATGGTGCTGTTCGGGGTGGAACGGCGGAAGGCATGGCGGATGCTTCAGAGCCGGGCCGGGGTGACCAACAAGGATTACCTCGCACAGAAGGCCCTGCTCGCCCGCATCGATGCCGGGGAGGTCAGCGTCGAGGATGCCCGACGCAACCCGGCGGAACTGGCCGCCGCCAGTCTGGCCCAAGCCAACGGTGGCTGA
- the infA gene encoding translation initiation factor IF-1, with product MEDHITVEGKITTVLPGTMFRVQLDNNHEVLAVISGKMRKRWVRLTTGDRVRMEMSPYDLGKARIVWRVG from the coding sequence ATGGAAGATCACATCACAGTTGAAGGGAAGATCACGACGGTTCTGCCCGGGACCATGTTCCGGGTGCAGTTGGACAACAACCACGAGGTCCTGGCGGTGATCTCGGGGAAGATGCGCAAGCGCTGGGTGCGCCTGACCACGGGGGACCGGGTCCGGATGGAGATGTCTCCGTACGATCTGGGCAAGGCCCGGATTGTCTGGCGGGTGGGTTGA
- a CDS encoding SpoIIE family protein phosphatase, with translation MSTRVPLRALILEDSEFDARVMVQALKAAGYEVHSRRIETADAMEEALAGEGWDIILADYNMPSFNASEALRLLQGKGLDIPFIIVSGGIGEDVAVAAMKAGAHDYVMKGQTARLLPAVERELREAVERRARREAERRLRESELRYRSLWETSPDGVLVCDESGAIAFANPAAERMFGVRADELAGRTIRSLEPEGGGGLQRALASVGQGDGSGAGQVPVEGPALGSGGLVLLLEVTSSRLELPERRWIVLFARDITEKRRNETALLAREEQMRAAREIQQRLFPREAPVVPGFDIAGISVPADATGGDYYDFLTMPDGQVGLVVADVSGHGLGPSLLMVETRGLLRGVAHHCSDPAELVSRVNRVISEDVQGEYYVTLVLIRLDPATGTLVHASAGHPPALLLDAGGRVRSELRRTGGPLGFGMGAAHRSVQPIRMMPGEILVLYTDGILEAHPTANGFEAEGDFGLERMLDVVRAHAERPAAEIVRALCEAAGRYAGPEPIDDDLTVVVVKAMARS, from the coding sequence ATGAGCACCCGCGTTCCGCTTCGCGCCCTGATCCTGGAGGACTCCGAATTCGATGCGCGGGTGATGGTGCAGGCGTTGAAGGCGGCCGGCTACGAGGTGCATTCGAGGCGGATCGAGACGGCGGACGCGATGGAGGAGGCGCTGGCGGGCGAGGGGTGGGACATCATCCTGGCGGATTACAACATGCCGTCGTTCAACGCCTCGGAGGCGTTGCGACTGCTCCAGGGCAAGGGGCTCGACATTCCGTTCATCATTGTGTCGGGGGGCATCGGGGAGGATGTCGCGGTGGCGGCGATGAAGGCCGGGGCCCATGACTACGTTATGAAAGGGCAGACGGCCCGCCTGCTGCCTGCCGTGGAACGGGAACTGCGGGAGGCGGTCGAGCGGCGGGCGCGGCGGGAGGCGGAGCGCCGGTTGCGGGAGAGCGAACTGCGGTATCGCAGTCTTTGGGAGACCTCGCCGGACGGGGTGCTTGTCTGCGACGAGTCGGGCGCCATCGCCTTTGCCAATCCGGCCGCGGAACGGATGTTCGGGGTGCGCGCCGACGAACTGGCCGGGCGGACCATCCGGTCCTTGGAACCGGAGGGTGGCGGGGGACTGCAGCGGGCGCTGGCCTCGGTGGGACAGGGGGACGGCAGCGGGGCGGGACAGGTCCCGGTGGAGGGTCCGGCCCTGGGTTCCGGCGGACTCGTGCTGTTGTTGGAGGTGACCTCGAGCCGCCTGGAACTGCCGGAGCGGCGTTGGATCGTGCTGTTCGCCCGGGACATCACGGAGAAGCGGCGCAACGAAACCGCGCTGCTGGCGCGCGAGGAGCAGATGCGGGCCGCGCGGGAGATCCAGCAACGGCTCTTTCCCCGGGAGGCGCCGGTCGTTCCGGGATTCGACATTGCCGGGATTTCGGTGCCGGCCGATGCGACCGGGGGGGATTACTACGATTTCCTGACGATGCCGGACGGACAGGTCGGGTTGGTGGTGGCAGACGTCAGCGGCCATGGGTTGGGGCCGAGTCTGCTGATGGTTGAGACGCGGGGCTTGTTGCGCGGCGTGGCCCATCACTGTTCCGACCCGGCCGAGCTGGTGTCGCGGGTCAACCGGGTGATCTCCGAGGATGTCCAGGGGGAGTATTACGTGACCCTGGTGCTGATCCGGTTGGACCCGGCGACGGGGACGCTGGTGCATGCCAGCGCGGGGCATCCGCCGGCGCTGTTGCTGGATGCCGGAGGGCGTGTTCGCAGCGAACTCCGGCGCACGGGGGGACCGTTGGGTTTCGGGATGGGAGCGGCCCACCGTTCCGTCCAGCCGATCCGGATGATGCCCGGGGAGATTCTGGTGTTGTACACCGACGGCATCCTGGAGGCGCATCCCACGGCGAACGGCTTCGAAGCCGAGGGCGATTTCGGATTGGAACGGATGCTGGACGTGGTGCGGGCGCATGCGGAGCGGCCGGCTGCGGAGATTGTGCGTGCGTTGTGCGAGGCGGCGGGCCGGTATGCGGGTCCGGAGCCGATTGACGACGATCTGACGGTGGTCGTCGTGAAGGCGATGGCGCGATCCTGA
- a CDS encoding LysR family transcriptional regulator: MDLRHLRYFQAVAEELSFVRASRRLRIAQPALSRAVQDLERELGAAVLERSRHHVRLTPAGAVLLREVAVVVERLEEGLRRVRRTASGEEGELRLGYIGPPTEPFLGRLLHAYRQRHPRVALHLEERTPERVWEMVSKTRLSVAMTRPVTGHESLGMRTVLLRDERLGVVLREDHPLAGRSSMEWRALAEGPLIVLARREGMGLHDAILGACRAAGFPPRLAHTPSLIGTVLTYVAAGAGMGIVTESVGVRDRALRFVPLRPRQTVPLVLVWHEDEDTPAVVRFRELVVAWKVAGRLWPDPKGRAGEGKTTEAVPVGGPGEEALEER, from the coding sequence GTGGATCTGCGTCATCTCCGATATTTCCAGGCCGTGGCCGAGGAACTGAGCTTTGTCCGGGCATCGCGCCGGCTGCGGATTGCGCAACCGGCTCTGAGCCGGGCGGTGCAGGATCTGGAGCGGGAATTGGGGGCCGCGGTGCTGGAGCGGTCGCGGCACCATGTCCGGCTCACCCCGGCGGGGGCGGTGCTGCTCCGGGAGGTGGCGGTGGTGGTCGAGCGGTTGGAGGAGGGGTTGAGAAGGGTGCGTCGAACGGCCTCGGGGGAGGAGGGGGAACTCCGATTGGGGTACATCGGGCCGCCCACGGAGCCGTTCCTGGGGCGGCTGCTGCATGCCTACCGGCAGCGGCACCCGAGGGTGGCCCTGCATTTGGAGGAACGGACCCCGGAGCGGGTCTGGGAGATGGTGTCGAAGACCCGGCTGTCGGTGGCGATGACGCGGCCGGTGACGGGTCATGAGTCGCTGGGGATGCGCACCGTCTTGTTGCGCGACGAGCGCCTGGGGGTGGTCCTGCGGGAGGATCATCCCCTTGCGGGGAGGTCTTCGATGGAATGGCGGGCGCTGGCGGAGGGACCCCTGATTGTGCTGGCGCGACGCGAGGGCATGGGGTTGCACGATGCGATTCTGGGGGCCTGCCGGGCGGCGGGGTTCCCTCCGCGCCTGGCGCATACCCCCAGCCTCATCGGGACCGTCCTTACCTACGTGGCGGCCGGGGCCGGGATGGGGATCGTGACGGAATCCGTCGGGGTCCGGGATCGGGCGCTGCGGTTTGTGCCGCTGCGTCCACGGCAGACCGTCCCCCTCGTGCTGGTGTGGCATGAGGACGAGGACACGCCGGCGGTGGTGCGCTTTCGGGAGTTGGTGGTGGCGTGGAAGGTGGCGGGCCGCCTCTGGCCGGACCCCAAGGGGAGGGCAGGGGAAGGGAAGACGACGGAGGCCGTTCCTGTGGGCGGTCCGGGGGAGGAGGCCTTGGAAGAGCGCTGA